From the Saccharobesus litoralis genome, one window contains:
- a CDS encoding BatD family protein, producing the protein MVSRFYSQFTTSLLCIFSLISASSYAAPTVIASVDRNPIMQKEAVTLTVAVNEHVSANALNLAPLNQDFRILGNNTSTETRTINGTTTRITRFTIQLLAKRLGTLTIPAIEVAGGFSKPIQLQVVETKSDGQSQDIIVETSVSDKTVWLHQQVHYKVRLLYAVNLERGSLTQPELEGAIVEQIGQDKETEQLRNGRRYRVIEREYAVTPQRSGDFTLTSPIFSGDIVVGQSRRNSFFARNQTQRVTQLGDDIDLVVKPIPTTYQGHWLPSEMVQLFDEVTPQTGFVVGEPITRTITLTALGVTAELLPELQMNHGNDVKVYPDQAETHTGVRGNDIIAQRIESMAVIPNKPGQVTLPEVSVQWWNTKTEKIETAKLAARTITVKAAQVTQTTAAPTTLPSVINQDTNSSQPATQIEYQDNPWAWGYLTSLFAGLWLLTTLVILGMIWQQRGPKKTSASNMEGNSEKLAWGRLSKALKASERQQIQVLLPVWAAASLKRDGIKTLHQAITAFDNKELRIALEQMHACQFAKTPTAWDAKQLSKILNKLRQQNWHVSQPKYKLASLNP; encoded by the coding sequence ATGGTAAGCCGATTTTATTCGCAATTCACCACTAGCTTACTCTGTATTTTTAGCCTAATTAGCGCTAGTAGTTATGCTGCGCCAACTGTGATTGCATCAGTCGATCGCAACCCCATAATGCAAAAAGAGGCGGTCACGCTAACGGTCGCAGTCAATGAACATGTCAGTGCTAATGCACTCAATTTAGCACCACTCAATCAAGACTTTCGCATACTTGGCAACAACACCAGTACCGAAACGCGCACAATTAATGGCACGACAACGCGCATTACTCGCTTTACCATTCAATTATTAGCAAAGCGTTTAGGTACGTTAACCATACCTGCGATTGAAGTAGCAGGCGGATTTTCTAAGCCAATTCAACTGCAAGTCGTCGAAACAAAATCCGATGGCCAAAGCCAAGACATCATAGTAGAAACTTCAGTTTCAGATAAAACGGTTTGGTTACATCAACAAGTGCATTACAAGGTTCGTTTACTTTATGCCGTCAATTTGGAGCGAGGTAGCTTAACCCAGCCTGAGTTAGAAGGGGCAATTGTCGAACAAATAGGCCAAGACAAAGAAACCGAGCAACTACGTAATGGCCGACGCTACCGAGTTATTGAACGCGAGTACGCGGTAACTCCGCAACGCAGTGGCGACTTTACGCTAACCTCGCCTATTTTTAGTGGTGATATTGTCGTGGGACAAAGCCGCCGTAATTCATTTTTTGCCCGCAATCAAACGCAACGTGTAACTCAACTGGGTGATGATATCGATTTAGTGGTGAAACCTATCCCAACCACTTATCAAGGGCATTGGCTACCATCAGAAATGGTTCAACTATTTGACGAAGTGACACCACAAACAGGCTTTGTCGTAGGTGAACCTATTACTCGCACAATTACATTAACCGCGCTTGGCGTCACCGCTGAATTACTACCAGAATTGCAAATGAATCACGGTAATGATGTGAAAGTGTACCCTGACCAAGCTGAGACTCACACTGGCGTGCGAGGCAATGATATTATCGCCCAGCGCATTGAAAGCATGGCGGTTATTCCTAATAAACCAGGCCAAGTGACGTTGCCTGAAGTTAGCGTGCAATGGTGGAATACCAAAACCGAAAAAATAGAAACAGCCAAATTAGCGGCTCGCACTATTACGGTTAAAGCTGCGCAAGTGACGCAAACCACGGCGGCCCCCACCACCTTACCTAGCGTGATTAATCAAGACACTAATAGCAGCCAACCAGCCACGCAGATTGAATATCAAGACAATCCTTGGGCATGGGGCTACTTAACTAGCTTATTTGCTGGCCTATGGCTACTCACAACATTGGTCATATTGGGCATGATATGGCAACAACGTGGGCCGAAAAAAACCAGTGCGAGTAATATGGAAGGCAACTCAGAAAAACTGGCTTGGGGGCGTTTAAGCAAAGCGTTAAAAGCGTCAGAGCGCCAGCAAATACAAGTTTTATTGCCAGTTTGGGCAGCAGCATCACTCAAACGTGACGGTATCAAAACCTTACATCAAGCAATCACGGCATTTGATAATAAGGAACTGAGAATAGCTTTAGAACAAATGCACGCCTGCCAGTTTGCGAAAACGCCTACTGCATGGGATGCCAAGCAACTGAGTAAAATATTAAATAAACTGCGCCAACAAAACTGGCATGTTAGCCAACCGAAATACAAATTAGCTAGTTTAAATCCTTAA